CATCTTCAAGTGAAAATGTCTTTTCCAGTATATATTCAGTTCATTTCATCCTCTATTCCCTGTGACCAGCGTAAGGCTTGTAGAAAAATATTACTTAACTCTTTTTGAGGGATTGCTAGTTCACGTGAAAGTCGCTCTACTGCTTCCCATTCAAAACGTTCTATCGATTTTACCAGCTCCATGTATGGGCTCATTTCCGTTTGCTTCCCCTTTAACGTATCCATAATCACATCGGACAAAGAAAGTAATGGCAGAATATCTTCCCATTTCCGTCGCATCACTGCATCGATCAAAGAAAACATACCTGCTAGAAAGTACTCGTCCTTATTGGGCTTTCTTTTATACTTCGCCAATAGCTCACATGCTCGTGCACGACGAAGCGATAATTCAATAAGTGCTTTCACACGACCGTCGCGCAGGTCTTGACCTAAATCATGTAACATCAGAACTTGTAACCACTTCTTCGTTTCATTTAACCCAATCATCATGATTGCCTGCTTAATAGAGCTGATCTGACGCGGTATGTCAAAGGCTAGTGAGTTGATAAAACGTAATAATTTAAAGGATATCGATACATCTTGCATAATTAAATTGGAGAGTTGATTGATAGATAGGGAATCTTGTTGGAAATAGTCAATAATTTTCAAATGAATTAAGGTATTGGATGGAATCTCGGTACTTTGAATAATATCAGGCTTTGCGAAAAAGTAGCCTTGAAACAAATCATAACCACTCTTTAATGCTAGCTGGTAATCTGACTCTGTCTCCACCTTTTCCGCCAATAATATAATCGATGGATATTGTTTCAAAAAAGTGTTGATTTGATGCTTCTCCATTATACTTGTTTGGATGAAATCCACTTTTATAATATCCACGAGTTCAAATAACTGAGAATGTATCCTATATTGATCTTGTAAAATAAAGTCATCCAATGCTAGCGTGAATCCCGCTTCCTTAAACATCCGCAACCGATGCAACAGAGCAGGTGTTATTTCCACGTCTTCTAAAATCTCAATTACTACTTGGTCGGGATTCA
This window of the Sporosarcina ureae genome carries:
- a CDS encoding EAL and HDOD domain-containing protein; translation: MDDYSIFIGRQPILNRSGAIYAYELLYRNSEENFFPDINPEQATIGLLINTFLTVGIDQVTSGVRSFINFSGELLAQDVFMNLNPDQVVIEILEDVEITPALLHRLRMFKEAGFTLALDDFILQDQYRIHSQLFELVDIIKVDFIQTSIMEKHQINTFLKQYPSIILLAEKVETESDYQLALKSGYDLFQGYFFAKPDIIQSTEIPSNTLIHLKIIDYFQQDSLSINQLSNLIMQDVSISFKLLRFINSLAFDIPRQISSIKQAIMMIGLNETKKWLQVLMLHDLGQDLRDGRVKALIELSLRRARACELLAKYKRKPNKDEYFLAGMFSLIDAVMRRKWEDILPLLSLSDVIMDTLKGKQTEMSPYMELVKSIERFEWEAVERLSRELAIPQKELSNIFLQALRWSQGIEDEMN